The following DNA comes from Thermoflexus hugenholtzii JAD2.
TACACCGTGGAGGAGGTGGATGCCCTGATGGGCCCGCTGATCGGCCGGCCCAAGACCGCCCACTTCCGCCTACTGGACCTGGTGGGCCTGGATGTGGCGGCCTACGTCGGGCAGCACAGCATGGCCGCCCTGCGCCATGACCCCTTCGTCGCCCTGGTCCAGGATTCCCCGATGAACCAGGTCATGGCGGCGATGATCGAGCGGGGCTGGCTGGGGAACAAGGCCGGCCAGGGCTTCTACAAGAAGGTGGAGGCCCCCGAGGGGACCCAATACTGGCCGCTGAACCTGCAGACGCTGGAATACGAGCCCCCGAAGAAGCCCCGCTGGGAGTCGGTGGGCAAGGCGCTGAAGATGGAGGACCTGCGGGAGCGGCTGCGCTTCATAGCCGCCCAGGAGGATCGGGCCGGGGGGTTCGTCCGGGATGTCCTGGATTTCTACCTGGCCTACGCGGCCTATGTGGCCCCGGAGGTCGCCGACGACATCGTGGCGGTGGACAACGCCATGAAGTGGGGCTTCAACTACGAGCTGGGCCCCTTCGAGACATGGGATGCCCTGGGGGTAGCGGAGACCGTCGCCCGCATCGAGGCCCGGGGCTGGCCGGTGGCGGAATGGGTGAAGGACTTCCTGGCGGCCGGGGGGCGGACCTTCTATCAGTATGAGAACGGGCGGATCGTGGGCTATTACGACTTCCGGGAGCGGGCTTACCGTCGGCTGGAGCCCCATCCCCGGGTGATCGTCCTCCGGGAGCTCAAAAGCGAAGGGCGCGTCCTGGAGCGCAACCCCAGCGCCAGCCTGATCGACCTGGGCGACGGCGTCCTCTGCCTGGAGTTCCATACCAAGGCCAACGCCCTGGACCCCGACATCTTCGCCATGATGGAGCGGGCGCTGGAGCGGCTGGATCGGGAGGACTGGGTGGGGATGGTCATCGGCAACCAGGGGGAGCACTTCTGCGCCGGGGCCAACGTCTTCGTCATCGGCGTCTCCGCCCAGCAAGGGATGTTCGAGGCCATCGACCAGGGCGTCCGGGCGATGCAGCGCCTGATGATGACCATGCGCTACTTCCACAAGCCCATCGTCACCGCCCCCTTCGGGATGACCCTGGGCGGCGGCGCGGAGGTGGCCATGCACGGGGCCCGCATGGTGGCCTCGGCGGAGACCTATATCGGCCTGGTGGAGGTTGGGGTGGGCCTGATCCCCGCCGGCGGCGGCTGCAAGGAGATGATCCGCCGGGTGCTCACCCCCGCCATGCAGACGGAGAA
Coding sequences within:
- a CDS encoding 3-hydroxyacyl-CoA dehydrogenase/enoyl-CoA hydratase family protein; this translates as MGYTIRRVAVIGAGTMGAAIAAHLANAGFAVDLLDIPPKSLTPEEEAKGLTLDHPEVRNRIVRAGLERAKKAKPAAFFVEDRARLIRIGNTEDHWDRLREADWIIEAVVEDLAVKREVVARIEAVRKPEAIVTTNTSGLPLREIGAGRSPEFLAHFAGTHFFNPPRYLKLVELIPGPATKPEVLDALERLLELRLGKRVVRAKDTPNFIANRIGFLSGAFVGKYTIEQGYTVEEVDALMGPLIGRPKTAHFRLLDLVGLDVAAYVGQHSMAALRHDPFVALVQDSPMNQVMAAMIERGWLGNKAGQGFYKKVEAPEGTQYWPLNLQTLEYEPPKKPRWESVGKALKMEDLRERLRFIAAQEDRAGGFVRDVLDFYLAYAAYVAPEVADDIVAVDNAMKWGFNYELGPFETWDALGVAETVARIEARGWPVAEWVKDFLAAGGRTFYQYENGRIVGYYDFRERAYRRLEPHPRVIVLRELKSEGRVLERNPSASLIDLGDGVLCLEFHTKANALDPDIFAMMERALERLDREDWVGMVIGNQGEHFCAGANVFVIGVSAQQGMFEAIDQGVRAMQRLMMTMRYFHKPIVTAPFGMTLGGGAEVAMHGARMVASAETYIGLVEVGVGLIPAGGGCKEMIRRVLTPAMQTENADPLPFLRRIFETIGMAKVATSAEEGRALGFLSEADRIVMNPDFLLHEAKREVLHLAESGYRPPLKAKLYAAGRDLLAALRIGVWQMREARYISEHDAKIGEKLAYVLCGGDHPEPMWVDEEHFLDLEREAFLSLCGEPKTQERIWHFLQTGKILRN